In one window of Caenimonas aquaedulcis DNA:
- a CDS encoding efflux RND transporter periplasmic adaptor subunit, protein MALKALHIAAGAAGIALVAGAAWWYHASNAPVSGAVAADGRAAGAPAPGASGSTGPAALVTLAVAQKQDVPVDVTVNGSVMSLNSVDVRPQVSNMIQKVHVKEGDFVKAGQPLFTLDSRADQANLAKAKAQQQKDEATLADLERQYKRSQELLAQNFIAKSATETVLAQVEAQRATVAADRAAVQSAAVALSFDEIRAPIAGRTGAIAVFAGTLAQPATSLVTITQLDPIAVSFPVPEGRLQDLLQASKARSPVLAMIPGKPAPLRGALSFVDNTVDPQVGTVRAKAQFDNGEHLLWPGQYVNTSVTVRTIKDAVVVPLAAIITSPNGRIVYVVKDDAVQPRKVEIDYSFADKAVVKGLQPGERIVLEGKQNLRPGSRVRIEKPSGAPAAKGAASGARGAASSAGAPASALLAARRDPT, encoded by the coding sequence ATGGCACTGAAAGCTCTCCATATCGCAGCCGGCGCCGCCGGCATCGCCCTCGTTGCGGGCGCCGCCTGGTGGTACCACGCGAGCAATGCGCCTGTGTCCGGCGCGGTCGCCGCGGACGGCCGCGCCGCCGGGGCGCCGGCACCCGGCGCAAGCGGATCGACCGGGCCCGCGGCCCTGGTCACCCTGGCCGTCGCGCAGAAGCAGGACGTGCCGGTGGACGTCACCGTCAACGGCAGCGTGATGTCGCTCAACAGCGTGGACGTGCGGCCGCAGGTGAGCAACATGATCCAGAAGGTGCACGTGAAGGAGGGCGACTTCGTGAAGGCGGGCCAGCCGCTCTTCACGCTCGATTCGCGCGCCGACCAGGCGAACCTCGCGAAGGCGAAGGCGCAGCAGCAGAAGGACGAGGCCACGCTGGCCGACCTCGAGCGCCAGTACAAGCGCAGCCAGGAACTGCTCGCGCAGAACTTCATCGCCAAGAGCGCGACCGAGACGGTGCTCGCCCAGGTCGAGGCGCAGCGCGCCACGGTCGCCGCCGACCGGGCCGCCGTCCAGTCCGCCGCCGTGGCGCTCAGCTTCGACGAGATCCGCGCGCCGATCGCCGGGCGCACCGGCGCCATCGCCGTGTTCGCGGGCACGCTCGCGCAGCCGGCGACTTCGCTGGTCACGATCACGCAACTCGACCCGATCGCGGTGTCCTTCCCGGTGCCCGAGGGGCGCCTGCAGGACCTGCTGCAGGCGTCGAAGGCGCGCTCGCCCGTGCTGGCCATGATCCCGGGCAAGCCCGCGCCCCTGCGGGGCGCGCTGAGCTTCGTGGACAACACGGTCGACCCGCAGGTGGGCACGGTGCGCGCGAAGGCGCAATTCGACAACGGCGAACACCTGCTGTGGCCCGGGCAGTACGTCAACACCAGCGTGACGGTCCGCACCATCAAGGATGCGGTGGTGGTGCCCCTCGCCGCGATCATCACGAGCCCCAATGGCCGCATCGTGTACGTGGTGAAGGACGATGCCGTGCAGCCGCGCAAGGTGGAGATCGACTATTCCTTCGCCGACAAGGCCGTGGTGAAGGGCCTGCAGCCGGGCGAGCGCATCGTCCTCGAAGGCAAGCAGAACCTGCGGCCGGGCTCGCGCGTGCGGATCGAGAAGCCATCCGGCGCGCCGGCTGCGAAGGGCGCCGCCAGCGGCGCACGCGGCGCGGCCAGTTCGGCGGGCGCCCCGGCCAGCGCCCTGCTGGCCGCGCGCAGGGACCCCACCTGA
- the rnhA gene encoding ribonuclease HI yields the protein MNDIVIYTDGACKGNPGPGGWGAVLRSGSTEKELYGGEPQTTNNRMELLAVIRALEALKRPCAVTLHVDSQYVLKGMTEWLPGWKAKGWRTSTKQPVKNVELWQELDALVNGAGHKIQWRWVRGHNGDAGNEHADRLANLGVEVAMGRRPPPA from the coding sequence TTGAACGACATCGTGATCTATACCGACGGCGCCTGCAAGGGCAATCCCGGCCCCGGGGGTTGGGGCGCCGTGCTGCGCTCCGGCAGTACTGAAAAAGAGCTCTATGGCGGGGAGCCGCAGACGACCAACAACCGAATGGAACTGCTGGCCGTGATCCGGGCGCTCGAGGCGCTCAAGCGGCCCTGCGCCGTGACGCTGCATGTGGACAGCCAGTACGTGCTCAAGGGCATGACCGAGTGGCTGCCCGGCTGGAAGGCCAAGGGCTGGCGCACGTCCACCAAGCAGCCCGTGAAGAACGTGGAGCTCTGGCAGGAGCTCGACGCGCTCGTCAACGGCGCGGGCCACAAGATCCAGTGGCGCTGGGTGCGCGGCCACAACGGCGACGCCGGCAACGAGCACGCGGACCGGCTGGCGAACCTGGGCGTCGAAGTGGCGATGGGCCGGCGGCCGCCGCCGGCCTAG
- a CDS encoding class I SAM-dependent methyltransferase — translation MSDPIIGMQQWFETPPGRYLLAWERAEFDRAVSDVFGFHAVQLGLPMLDTLAANRMPHKWLAVDGHDAGARTRAALVTDFAALPFEENSLDLVVLPHSLELNADPHATLREVERVLVPEGRVVICCLNPASLWGLRQRRAHLYQRLGFGELFLPDAGEFIGYWRLRDWLRLLSFEVESSNFGCYRPAFKSEKWLERWDWMDLAGDRWWPIFGAVYFLVAVKRVRGIKLIGRAWKTAPAISTAPVPMVNSGHGIHSKETT, via the coding sequence ATGAGCGACCCGATTATAGGAATGCAGCAGTGGTTCGAAACCCCGCCGGGCCGCTACCTGCTGGCCTGGGAGCGGGCCGAGTTCGACCGTGCGGTCTCGGACGTCTTCGGGTTCCATGCGGTCCAGCTGGGCCTGCCGATGCTCGACACGCTCGCCGCCAACCGGATGCCGCACAAATGGCTGGCCGTGGACGGGCACGATGCCGGCGCCCGGACCCGCGCCGCGCTCGTGACCGACTTCGCCGCGCTGCCCTTCGAGGAGAACAGCCTGGACCTTGTCGTGCTGCCCCATTCGCTGGAGCTCAACGCCGACCCCCACGCCACGCTGCGCGAGGTCGAGCGGGTGCTGGTGCCGGAGGGCCGCGTGGTGATCTGCTGCCTCAACCCCGCGAGCCTCTGGGGCCTGCGCCAGCGCCGCGCGCACCTGTACCAGCGGCTGGGCTTCGGCGAGCTCTTCCTGCCGGACGCGGGGGAATTCATCGGCTACTGGCGCCTGCGCGACTGGCTGCGCCTGCTGAGCTTCGAGGTCGAGTCCAGCAACTTCGGCTGCTACCGGCCGGCGTTCAAAAGCGAGAAGTGGCTCGAACGCTGGGACTGGATGGATCTCGCGGGCGACCGCTGGTGGCCGATCTTCGGCGCCGTCTATTTCCTCGTCGCGGTCAAGCGCGTGCGGGGCATCAAGCTCATCGGGCGCGCCTGGAAGACGGCGCCCGCCATTTCCACCGCGCCCGTGCCCATGGTCAACAGCGGGCACGGCATCCATTCGAAAGAGACGACTTGA
- the gloB gene encoding hydroxyacylglutathione hydrolase yields the protein MKLIPLPAFQDNYLWVLHDGHDALVVDPGDAAPVLAYLQQAGLRLQAILVTHHHPDHIGGVDAVRDATGAKVYGPARETIPEPLQRLTEGDAIEVLGLKFSIIDVPGHTSGHIAYYCREMDGKPLLFCGDTLFSGGCGRLFEGTPAQMLDSLDKLAALPGETRVCCTHEYTLSNLKFARAVEPGNAELIHYIERCEKLREQGLPTLPSSVALEKQVNPFLRTRLPGVAQAARAHDAATPSDDVAVFAAIRQWKNEFR from the coding sequence ATGAAGTTAATACCGCTACCGGCCTTCCAAGACAATTACCTGTGGGTGCTGCACGATGGGCACGATGCCCTCGTGGTGGATCCGGGCGACGCCGCGCCCGTGCTCGCTTACCTGCAACAGGCTGGCCTGCGGTTGCAGGCGATTCTAGTCACGCACCACCACCCCGACCATATCGGCGGGGTCGATGCCGTGCGCGACGCCACCGGCGCGAAGGTCTACGGCCCTGCGCGCGAGACCATTCCCGAGCCCCTGCAGCGCCTGACGGAAGGCGACGCGATCGAGGTGCTGGGGCTGAAGTTCTCCATCATCGACGTGCCGGGCCACACCTCCGGGCACATCGCGTACTACTGCAGGGAAATGGACGGCAAGCCGCTGCTCTTTTGCGGCGACACGCTCTTCTCCGGCGGCTGCGGGCGCCTGTTCGAAGGCACGCCCGCGCAGATGCTCGATTCGCTGGACAAGCTCGCCGCCCTCCCCGGGGAAACCCGGGTGTGCTGCACACACGAATACACATTGAGCAACCTGAAATTTGCACGCGCGGTGGAACCCGGCAACGCCGAGCTGATCCATTACATCGAGCGCTGCGAGAAGCTGCGCGAACAAGGGCTGCCGACGCTCCCGTCGTCGGTCGCCCTGGAAAAACAGGTCAATCCCTTCCTGCGCACACGCCTTCCCGGCGTCGCCCAGGCCGCGCGCGCACACGATGCCGCCACCCCCTCGGATGACGTCGCGGTCTTCGCGGCCATCCGGCAATGGAAGAACGAGTTCAGATGA